The following nucleotide sequence is from Myripristis murdjan chromosome 22, fMyrMur1.1, whole genome shotgun sequence.
AGAGCGTGCAGAGAgagtagaaaacaaaatgaggacaaagaggaggaggggtgggcaGATAGAAATGTtcaggggaggggagagaggatgaggagttCAGTATTCGTCCTGGTCCAGGTGAGCCTGTTCATCGAGATCGTCATCATCTGGGGCTGCAAAGCCATCCTGAGACACAGAAGATGGATATTAAGTTATGATCAGAGTGATGACAAGCTATCCAAGCATCCTGCGTGGGAATTATTCCCCGGTtccttttaattttattcaacTTGTTAGCTGATTTCCCATGCCAGAATGTTCACATACAGAAGAATAAATTCAAAAGAAGTTactaaataattattttttaattttatttttgtatggtTATATCAAAAATcgatatttttcaaaatatggtTATCCAAACTCCAATTACTTCTTCCTGGAGCATCCTCAGTGATGacataatgagaaaaaaatcagccaataaaaatgtttttcataaatcacatttttgaataatCACACCCCTCCCATTAAATAAAAcgtcctctctctctacatGATCACCCGTTGGTTTAAGTGTTAAGCCCTGCCCCAAGagcctgtttcagcaggacataaatcaaattaaagaaGGAAGAGGCTCTTCAAATGTcgtttcattgtgactttaaagtcCAGTCTGATCACAGTCAGCATTCTGACAGATAATTTCTTCCCGAGTCTACCATGCTGTAAGTATGTATGTCTGCAAAATCCAGATGAAAACATGTTGTTACTGGTGGATACCTCTGTTGCGTAGAGAATGTCGATTATCCTGCTGAGGATGGGGTTGTTTTCACTCTCGTGCTCCTGGCAGATCAGCTCAATGTCCCGTAGTTTGCTGAAATAGaagtctctctccttctctagGCCGTCTACAGTCAACTTCAACTCCATCAACTTGCAAAAGACAAATAGGGGAGAGTGCAACATATAGTTTTGCCATATGAAAGACTATGATCATGCATATTTTGAAGCCACTGATAACATGGATGAGGGCCAAAGGGGAGAGTGTAGGTTTAAAGTATCATCTAGTTTATTACTATTGCCTTTAACCTAAAGGCAGTCATTCAAATGTCACTCTCATCTGTCTTTGTCCTGTCATAAAAATGTGTTCAGATGACAGGAAGGCAAATGTGGTGTAATTTAGAGTTATACTTTCACTTTTCATGTGATACTAGTCAGAAAAAAGGCAATCAACCtataaagagaaacaaactgatGGTCTCATATTCACAGTAACTGGGAAATAAGCTTGTAGTTGTTGATTGCCAACATTTCAACGGCGATATCAGCTCCTGACAATAGGTGTGAATCCCTCGAGTGATAACGTGGACAAgtgacagacaaagaaacaagagTGACAGGTGATATGGGCTCCTTGGGACTGCACCTGTTGATTTAGCTCCATGATCTCAGCATCACTGCCCCCATTTCTAGACAAAGATGGATTCTTCCTCATAGCCGGAGTGTTGTGTTGGACCCGCTGCGGTGTTGGCATGTTTTTGGGAACTGTTGGAGATGTCCTCTGTGGTCCTGCAGCAGTCAGAGACGGTCACAGATTGATTAGCATTTGAATGAAAAGGGATTTATTCCATTTACAAGGGCTTTGTAGCGATTGTGGCGATGGGTAAGGCATAGTTTTTGAAAACTGATGTTGAAAGCATAGCGTAAAGTTGTGCCTTTGATATGGCATTCTGTGAACTGTTTTCTGTTGCCCAGCAAAGCCAATATAAAAGACACAAATCGGGATTATAAATTATTAAGCATTAAAGGgattttgaaaagcaaaagGCCAAATCAAAACtttctgaacattttgaaatggaTCACCCTTATGTCAGCTGAACAGCATTATCACCTCCAAAAGAGACTTCAGGTGTATTTCAAAAGAacgcaaaaacaaaacatgcacattATCActattttttcttataaatacatgtatgtaaaaataaatgccGTCATTCTGCCCATTTACAACCACACTGCTTACCAGTGACAAAGTCAAGGTCACAAAGCAGGCTTCTGGCACACTACATGTCAAAATAGATTGTCCGCTATGATttcaaagcaacaaaaaaaaaaagctttcacaaAGACGTAGCAAGGCTGGTAAGGCTGAAGACATTACTGTTAGTAGAATGAGACAAATATAATCATTTCTTTATCAGTCCAGCTTTCAGAGGGATGGAGCTGCAACATTGTATCATCTAGTTGCAGTTCATCGGGGGGAGGAAATGGTTacattaaataattttgtaGTTTTTCTAACATCGCTGATCGCAATCAATCAGAATTGGGGAAAGGCAAGTTACAGATGAATTAGAAATTTCCACATTCATCAACCCCACTAATGCCGCATCCCACTAGGCACTGAGGTGATTAATCCAATCCCAACAGTGACTTAGTGATACCTACACAGGGTCATGTTGCTTGTGAATGCTGGGCAGTGAGATGGATCTAATAAGACAGCCGTCATTCTGTGAATCGTGCTCACACCACTTGCTTGCAGGGAGCGCTTTTGAGCCATCCAAAGCTCAGCAAGACCGTGCAGCAAAGGTAAAACCGTTTGGTTACCTGGGTTTCTCTTTGGTTTGTGGATAAAGTGATCACCTGGGTTGGGGGGAGGGGCCACATCCTGCCCCTGTCTGGCTTGTAGAGGGTCATACTCCTTCCCATCGTAGTTGGCGTCGAAGAACTTTTTGAACCACTGCACGAATTCAAAGTTGTCCTGGAACTTTCCTTTTACAAGCTTTTCTACGGGAATTATCTACAAGAATGGAAACAATAAATACTTGCATGTGACACAAACGCACCTGATACTGCTGTGCCGTTATAAGATTAGGTGGggaagacacaaagacacacaagcTAATATGATAATAACAAGAGTCTGACTTTGTCAACACTCATCCTTTTGAAGGCCGCCTGAAGAACTTTAAAGTTGTGTATAAATTCATGTTCCAGCTTGGCTTGAAATTTGACCTTCTTCAGCAGGATGCAGCCTGGAAACAACATGTCCATGAACTGGCAATATGCTGCCCCTGGAAAACATGACACATCCACACAGTGCTTTAGTTTTCATGGTCTCATGGGTTTTCCTCCCAACAGTCGGGAATAATGTgaatattataaaaaatatatattcagcCTCACCTGAACAGAGCTGTTCGATCTTGGTGTAGGTGAGGTGCAAGGAATCATTGACCCATGCCAGCATGTCATGTCGGCTCAGGTTGTCAATGGACACCGATGTGGCATACACATTCACTGCCATCCCCTACCTGAAATGAAACAGAGCATGTTATTAATAAAGAAAGAATCAAATACTGAATTATCACTTTATGAGACTGGCACATATTAATAATATCTAACTCTTAAAATAACCTTGTGGTGGATATGACAGCATGCATCACATGGCATGAATTTTATATGTTTTCTGAAGACATTCGGGTGATTACGTTATGTGcaacaaaatcaagtgaaacctaaggaaataaaacacaattcaacCAAATCAGCcacatatatttattataatttgatTGTGTGACCTATCATTGATAGGCCACTGTATGTAAAGCCAGATGAATCAACTGCTGCCATCACATGATcaagtttaaaaacaaatgctTCAGAAGACACAGTTTCAGCTCTAATCTGCCGCTGTAATTTTGGTGTAATCCTTCAGCAGATTAGAGAGACTATCCTGATGTTTATGAGCAGCTTCACACATCTGGCCTGCAGCcctctctgtgttcattttgtttgcttgttaatACCGCCAGTGTCAAAATTGACTTACAGTGGAGAGTGGATCTATAATACCTTCACATTCTCTGTGACTAGATATACATATGCAATGGGCAGAAAATATTAGCATAGGCAAGCAGAGGCTGTGGGAAGCTGTTTTAAGGTCATATACCGCCTAGGTGACAGCCAGAAAGCAATTATGTCACTGAGTCTAGCACTAATAACAACTGAAATACACACTGCTGCAATTAGCCAGGTCAGTGTAAAAACATGAGCCTTTGGAGAGTGAAATACTGAGATTTCACTGTAGGCAACTGGTGCATAAACGCAGCATGGTGATTTCTGATAACCTACCAATATTGAGAGtgcacctccagcagcagcgcGCATTACAACTGCACTCTCCCATGGGGCTTGGCTAGCCTACAATTAGATGATTATAACCTATAACCGTCCCGCAATAAACCCGTTTATGAGACATACAAGACAAGGCCGTAAGAGAGCTCCACCGACACGATGTGAGCTTAGGCGTTGCAGCGTTTTACCCAAGTGCAATTTATTTTAAACAGGGATACAGTGTTAACAAGAGCAGCGCACGAAAAGGAAGTCATTCTATTCTCCAAATACCCTGATCGGCCGGGCCTTTGCAAAGCCGCGCACAATGACTGCGGCAAAATTGAGTGTAAAATCCTGAACTGTAACAGGGACCCGCAGACGGAGATCTGGCATCATCTGACTATGCCGAGAACAATAAATGTGCCTGTTCGCTGGGTGTCTGTGTTTAAAAACCCGCAACGGTGTTGCTATCCGAGCGGCCCCCTCTACAGGCCTCCCTGAATACCTCAGGACTGTCAATGCAAGCGAATTATTCTCACTGGATGGGAATAAAACGTCGTTTCCCCGCCAACGCATTTGCATGCATAAAACGACGACAGCAGAAATAAAGACAATGAAGTGGGTCATTAGGGCTTTCGTGCGGTGATACTCA
It contains:
- the mapre3a gene encoding microtubule-associated protein RP/EB family member 3a, with protein sequence MAVNVYATSVSIDNLSRHDMLAWVNDSLHLTYTKIEQLCSGAAYCQFMDMLFPGCILLKKVKFQAKLEHEFIHNFKVLQAAFKRMSVDKIIPVEKLVKGKFQDNFEFVQWFKKFFDANYDGKEYDPLQARQGQDVAPPPNPGPQRTSPTVPKNMPTPQRVQHNTPAMRKNPSLSRNGGSDAEIMELNQQLMELKLTVDGLEKERDFYFSKLRDIELICQEHESENNPILSRIIDILYATEDGFAAPDDDDLDEQAHLDQDEY